The proteins below come from a single Necator americanus strain Aroian chromosome V, whole genome shotgun sequence genomic window:
- a CDS encoding hypothetical protein (NECATOR_CHRV.G20863.T2) — protein MWTSSKPRTGIRVDGQPIEPIDEFCYMGCVLEKNCSYEKDTLQRCTKAIYAFISFVDQISNEVKLLVYLSTVRLIMMYGSETWAAPTTNCGDEQEFVDFKLEEAMWAKTEISDKAGERGPEDIRCG, from the exons ATGTGGACCTCATCGaaacctcgaacgggaatcagggtggacggacaaccgatagaacccatcgatgagttctgttacatGGGTTGTGTGCTGGAGAAAAACTGCAGCTATGAGAAAGACACACTGCAAAGATGCACTAAGGCCATTTATGCATTTATCTCCTTTGTCGACCAAATctccaacgaagtcaagctgttAGTCTACCTATCCACGGTTCGCctcatcatgatgtacggatcggagacttgggcggCACCAACTACCAACTGCGGTGATGAACAG gagtttgtcgaTTTCAAGCTAGAGGAGGCCATGTGGGCGAAAACGGAAATCTCTGACAAAgctggtgaaagaggacctgaggacattCGGTGTGGATAG
- a CDS encoding hypothetical protein (NECATOR_CHRV.G20863.T1) gives MWTSSKPRTGIRVDGQPIEPIDEFCYMGCVLEKNCSYEKDTLQRCTKAIYAFISFVDQISNEVKLLVYLSTVRLIMMYGSETWAAPTTNCGDEQV, from the coding sequence ATGTGGACCTCATCGaaacctcgaacgggaatcagggtggacggacaaccgatagaacccatcgatgagttctgttacatGGGTTGTGTGCTGGAGAAAAACTGCAGCTATGAGAAAGACACACTGCAAAGATGCACTAAGGCCATTTATGCATTTATCTCCTTTGTCGACCAAATctccaacgaagtcaagctgttAGTCTACCTATCCACGGTTCGCctcatcatgatgtacggatcggagacttgggcggCACCAACTACCAACTGCGGTGATGAACAGGTTTAA